The following proteins are co-located in the Candidatus Aminicenantes bacterium genome:
- a CDS encoding four helix bundle protein has product MMKEKTFDLQERLIDFAVKIIRLSDTIPENKAGKHICSQVLRSGTSPAANYGEAQSAESKADFIHKLKIALKELRETEIWLKIIIRAELVTPPEQLFSLLQETDELIAILFKSVATAKKNKEKDE; this is encoded by the coding sequence ATGATGAAGGAAAAGACATTTGACCTGCAGGAGCGTTTAATTGACTTTGCGGTGAAGATAATTAGACTTTCTGACACGATACCGGAAAACAAAGCGGGCAAACATATCTGTTCGCAAGTATTACGAAGTGGCACCTCTCCGGCCGCAAACTATGGAGAAGCACAGAGCGCAGAATCAAAAGCCGATTTTATTCACAAGCTGAAAATCGCACTGAAAGAACTGCGTGAAACTGAGATTTGGCTGAAGATCATTATCCGGGCGGAACTAGTCACGCCGCCAGAGCAGCTCTTTTCACTTCTGCAGGAAACGGATGAATTGATTGCAATACTGTTTAAGAGCGTTGCGACAGCAAAAAAAAACAAAGAAAAAGATGAA